In the genome of Candidatus Cloacimonadota bacterium, the window GCAAGACCAAAACCACCGGAAAACCTCTACCTCTCAAGGTTGGGCAATGACATTCTGCTCAGCTGGGACGCGGTGAACCTGGATACCAACAACCAATCGCTGATTCCCGACGCCTATCTCGTCTATTCCAGCACTGATGCCGACCCTGATACTTTCAACTTTCTGGGTGAGGTCGTGTGCAATTCTTACACCCATATCGGCGCATTGACGGATTATATTGAGCATTTTTATAGAGTGGTTGCTGTTCAAAACTGAGAAAATAATTTAATATTGAAGAAAGTGTTTCGCCTTCACCCACTCCGGATATCCTGTCGGAGTGGTTCCCGCCGGCACGGTACAGATCATCCTGTTCCGGCAACCCTACGGAGATCTCAGCCATTTCGGCTTCACCGCGGAAGGTGAGCCCTGCCTCCCCGGCGATCATGTCATCGATCCGGAAGGATACACCGCCTTCAACCAACTGGTGGAGATCAACTCCGGCGCCTATGTGTTGTGGGGAAGGTCAGCCTACGGCGGATGCGGCTCCTCGCCAATGCTGTACCTGCAAAAAGTCTATCGCGCGCCCGGCAGCGGGGAAACTCCGGAACCAGAGCTCTTGCTGCCCCAAAGCATTTATCCCAACCCCTTCACCCACCAGGCATCCATCGAGCTCCTCAGCAACACCCCGACCCTGCGCCAGGTCAAAGTCAGAGTGTTCAATATCAGAGGGCAACTGGTGTCTGAAATCATCAGAGAAGACCTTTCCTTCGGCGTCAATTTGATCGATTGGGACGGTAAAGACACTCAGGGGCGCGATGCTGCCCCGGGCATTTACTTTTTCAGGGTCGATCCGGGCGCAGGCAAATCCCAGGTCCTGCGCGCCGCGCGGATCAAGTAACGCTGGCTTGGAGCCAGGCTGGCGTCGAGAAAGATGTGAACAGCGATGACTTCCAGGCCGGACTCACTGTCGTGATGTTTGGGTCATGCAATCTGAGTTTCCCTGTGAGGGCTTATATCTATACCGGGGGCAGGGTGCGATTGTCGCTCCGAAAGACATGCGATAGTCCTTGACAAAAATCCCGGGCTTGAGATAATGCGACTGATTCTCATTAAAGGATAACGCCATGGATGACCAAGTCGCTGTTTTTGAGCAGTTTCTGCTCCGCAAGGGGCTGAAGCTCACCACTCCCCGCCGGGAGATCCTGGA includes:
- a CDS encoding T9SS type A sorting domain-containing protein, giving the protein MVPAGTVQIILFRQPYGDLSHFGFTAEGEPCLPGDHVIDPEGYTAFNQLVEINSGAYVLWGRSAYGGCGSSPMLYLQKVYRAPGSGETPEPELLLPQSIYPNPFTHQASIELLSNTPTLRQVKVRVFNIRGQLVSEIIREDLSFGVNLIDWDGKDTQGRDAAPGIYFFRVDPGAGKSQVLRAARIK